Proteins from one Streptomyces sp. NBC_00390 genomic window:
- a CDS encoding cation:proton antiporter regulatory subunit: protein MEPTAHVSKTALPGVGTRYDLNTEAGAHLSVVVHQDGRRILAFHDPEDDDSCKVAAPLAPHEATALGELLTPDPIGHLHQHIEIDLVTEHIAVTTRSPYAGRTLGSTRARTRTGASIVAVLRRTAAFPSPAPDFRFALGDTLVVVGTREGVDAVAELITGG from the coding sequence ATGGAGCCCACGGCGCACGTCAGCAAGACCGCCCTGCCCGGAGTCGGCACCCGCTACGACCTCAACACCGAGGCGGGGGCGCATCTTTCGGTCGTCGTCCACCAGGACGGGCGGCGCATCCTCGCCTTCCACGACCCCGAGGACGACGACAGCTGCAAGGTCGCCGCGCCGCTCGCCCCGCACGAGGCGACCGCGCTGGGCGAACTGCTCACCCCCGACCCGATCGGCCATCTCCACCAGCACATCGAGATCGACCTGGTGACCGAGCACATAGCCGTCACCACACGCTCTCCGTACGCCGGCCGGACACTCGGCTCCACCCGGGCGCGCACCCGCACCGGTGCGTCCATCGTCGCCGTACTGCGCCGTACCGCCGCATTCCCCTCGCCCGCCCCGGACTTCCGCTTCGCCCTGGGCGACACGCTCGTCGTCGTCGGCACCCGCGAAGGCGTCGACGCCGTCGCCGAACTGATCACCGGAGGATAG
- a CDS encoding ABC transporter substrate-binding protein has product MARVTEWQFLDDRGRMATVGNRPVRLVAYVQAGAALFDHGIRPVGVFGSHHDGDTVDPAKAGALPRDEIAYLGSGAAVDAEAVLRARPDLLVAVTYGSDQVYGLDPDTAKHIEERVPVVVLDVGQGRSLDDVRERFAALARSLGAQDDPAAAAELAGARQRLRSAAAEAGGARVLALSPAAPDSVHLARPHTWPDLRALAECGVALVAPEAGPGVNWSTVDRASAARLEAEIVLTDVRVNALSLDGPAAVELRRALAARARIVPWNPELAPGPAAHAAFFDTVAGALRAVAASPS; this is encoded by the coding sequence ATGGCGCGAGTGACGGAGTGGCAATTCCTGGACGACCGGGGGCGGATGGCGACTGTCGGCAACCGCCCGGTGAGGCTGGTCGCCTATGTGCAGGCAGGCGCGGCACTGTTCGACCACGGGATACGCCCCGTCGGGGTGTTCGGATCCCATCACGACGGCGACACAGTCGATCCGGCGAAAGCCGGGGCGCTGCCCCGCGACGAGATCGCGTACCTCGGATCGGGCGCGGCCGTCGACGCGGAGGCGGTGCTCCGGGCCCGCCCCGACCTGCTCGTGGCGGTGACCTACGGCTCCGACCAGGTCTACGGTCTGGATCCGGACACGGCCAAGCACATCGAGGAACGGGTCCCTGTCGTGGTGCTCGACGTGGGACAGGGGCGTTCGCTCGACGACGTCCGTGAGCGGTTCGCCGCACTGGCCCGTTCCCTCGGCGCGCAGGACGATCCGGCCGCGGCGGCGGAACTGGCGGGGGCCCGGCAGCGGTTGCGCTCCGCGGCGGCCGAGGCCGGGGGAGCGCGGGTCCTCGCGCTGTCACCCGCCGCGCCCGACAGCGTCCACCTGGCGCGGCCCCACACCTGGCCGGATCTGCGCGCACTGGCCGAGTGCGGGGTGGCCCTGGTGGCGCCCGAGGCGGGGCCGGGTGTCAACTGGTCCACCGTCGACCGGGCGTCGGCCGCCCGGCTGGAAGCGGAGATCGTGCTGACCGACGTCCGGGTCAACGCGCTGTCGCTGGACGGTCCGGCGGCCGTCGAGCTGCGGCGGGCCCTCGCCGCGCGGGCCCGCATCGTTCCGTGGAACCCCGAGCTTGCTCCCGGCCCCGCTGCCCACGCCGCGTTCTTCGACACCGTCGCAGGGGCCCTGCGAGCGGTGGCGGCTTCACCTTCCTGA
- a CDS encoding VWA domain-containing protein, translating to MIIRRRPAARAMVLLAALAAGLFPAAAAADEPAAEETPKVELVLDVSGSMRARDIDGKSRMAAAKQAFNEVLDAVPEEVRLGIRTLGADYAGDDRKRGCKDTRQLYPVGPLDRTEAKTAVATLAPTGWTPIGPALLGAADDLEGGDATRRIVLITDGEDTCAPLDPCEVAREIAAKGIHLTIDTLGLVPDAKTRDQLRCIAEATGGTYTSVQHTDELSDRVSQLVDRAADPVVTPVATEGAKRCADAPQLKPGLYSDREKFGEHRWYRVDVLPGQELRASVSVAADRAVNNDYGILLRAVTVRGREIVRGSEAGTGRTDVISTGLRYPKAPADDADEESTAETVCLQVANAFSAAPGVKTEPGLPLELAVDVVDGPDTPSDVAFFGLGRGWWFLGALTLTGLLAGLLWGWISRWRFAVWRTN from the coding sequence ATGATCATAAGAAGAAGGCCGGCGGCCAGGGCGATGGTCCTGCTCGCGGCCCTGGCCGCCGGGCTGTTCCCGGCAGCGGCCGCCGCCGACGAACCGGCGGCCGAGGAAACTCCCAAGGTCGAGCTCGTACTTGACGTCAGCGGCTCGATGCGGGCCCGGGACATCGACGGCAAGAGCCGGATGGCCGCCGCGAAGCAGGCGTTCAACGAGGTCCTGGACGCGGTGCCGGAAGAGGTGCGGCTCGGTATCCGCACGCTCGGGGCCGACTACGCGGGCGACGACCGCAAGCGCGGCTGCAAGGACACCCGGCAGCTCTACCCGGTCGGACCGCTCGACCGCACAGAGGCCAAGACTGCCGTCGCGACGCTCGCGCCCACCGGCTGGACGCCGATCGGACCGGCCCTGCTGGGCGCGGCCGACGACCTCGAGGGCGGAGACGCGACCCGGCGGATCGTGCTCATCACCGACGGCGAGGACACCTGCGCGCCGCTCGATCCGTGCGAGGTGGCGCGGGAGATCGCGGCCAAGGGCATCCACCTCACCATCGACACCCTGGGCCTGGTTCCCGACGCCAAGACCCGCGACCAGCTGCGCTGCATCGCCGAAGCGACCGGCGGCACCTACACCTCCGTGCAGCACACCGACGAACTCTCCGACCGCGTGAGCCAGTTGGTGGACCGCGCCGCCGACCCGGTCGTCACCCCCGTGGCGACCGAGGGCGCGAAGCGCTGCGCCGACGCCCCGCAGCTGAAGCCCGGTCTCTACAGCGACCGCGAGAAGTTCGGCGAGCACCGCTGGTACCGCGTGGATGTACTGCCCGGACAGGAACTGCGCGCCTCGGTGAGCGTCGCCGCCGACCGGGCGGTGAACAACGACTACGGCATCCTGCTGCGTGCCGTCACCGTGCGCGGGCGCGAGATCGTACGCGGTTCGGAGGCCGGAACCGGCCGGACCGATGTGATCTCGACCGGTCTGCGCTACCCGAAGGCCCCGGCCGACGACGCGGACGAGGAGTCCACGGCGGAGACCGTGTGTCTGCAGGTCGCCAACGCCTTCTCGGCGGCACCGGGAGTCAAGACCGAGCCCGGACTGCCCCTCGAGTTGGCCGTCGACGTGGTCGACGGCCCCGACACGCCCTCCGACGTGGCCTTCTTCGGGCTCGGCCGGGGCTGGTGGTTCCTGGGTGCCCTGACCCTCACCGGACTGCTGGCCGGACTGCTGTGGGGCTGGATCTCGCGCTGGCGCTTCGCCGTCTGGAGGACCAACTGA
- a CDS encoding PHP domain-containing protein produces the protein MEPVEALDRVAFLLERSLAETYRVRAFRTAAAALSELDPGEIEQRAGAGTLDKVKGIGPKTAAVVQEALTGRTPAYLQRLEDEAATPLAEGGERLRAALRGDCHLHSDWSDGGSPIETMGRTAAALGHEWAVLTDHSPTLKVARGLTAERLLAQLDIIERLNREWAPFRLLTGIECDILPDGTLDQDPELLDRLDVVVASVHSKLRMDSAPMTRRMLRAVRNPLTDVLGHCTGRLIGPGKQRPESQFDAEKVFAACAEHGTAVEINSRPERRDPPRRLIRLAVDAGVLFTVDTDAHAPGQLDWQIIGCARAEECGVPAEHVVNTWSADDVIAWARTRRAPSAH, from the coding sequence ATGGAACCGGTCGAAGCGCTGGACCGTGTCGCCTTTCTCCTGGAACGCTCGCTCGCCGAGACCTATCGCGTACGCGCCTTCCGCACCGCCGCCGCGGCACTGTCCGAGCTCGACCCCGGCGAGATCGAGCAGCGCGCCGGCGCCGGAACACTCGACAAGGTCAAGGGCATCGGGCCCAAGACCGCGGCGGTCGTGCAAGAGGCGCTCACCGGCCGCACCCCCGCCTATCTGCAGCGGCTGGAGGACGAGGCGGCCACCCCCCTCGCGGAGGGCGGCGAACGACTGCGTGCCGCGCTGCGCGGCGACTGTCATCTGCACTCGGACTGGTCGGACGGCGGCAGCCCCATCGAGACGATGGGCCGCACGGCCGCGGCTCTCGGCCACGAGTGGGCCGTGCTGACCGACCATTCGCCCACGCTCAAGGTCGCCCGCGGACTGACGGCCGAACGGCTGCTCGCCCAATTGGACATCATCGAGCGGCTCAACCGTGAATGGGCGCCCTTCCGGCTGCTCACCGGCATCGAATGCGACATCCTGCCCGACGGCACCCTCGACCAGGACCCGGAGCTCCTCGACCGCCTCGACGTGGTGGTCGCCTCGGTGCACTCCAAACTCCGGATGGACTCAGCCCCGATGACCCGCCGTATGCTGCGCGCGGTGCGGAACCCGCTCACGGACGTGCTCGGTCACTGCACGGGACGGCTGATCGGCCCCGGGAAGCAGCGGCCCGAGTCGCAGTTCGACGCGGAGAAGGTGTTCGCCGCGTGCGCGGAGCACGGCACGGCCGTGGAGATCAACAGCCGCCCCGAACGCCGCGACCCGCCGCGCCGGCTGATCCGCCTCGCCGTCGACGCCGGGGTGCTCTTCACCGTCGACACGGACGCCCACGCCCCCGGCCAGCTCGACTGGCAGATCATCGGCTGCGCGCGGGCGGAGGAGTGCGGCGTGCCGGCCGAGCACGTCGTGAACACATGGAGCGCGGACGACGTCATCGCCTGGGCCCGTACGCGCCGCGCGCCGTCCGCACATTGA
- a CDS encoding cation:proton antiporter produces MHDTTALLIELGAIILALGLLGRLAGRIGFSPIPLYLLAGLAFGHGGLLPLNASEEFVATGAEIGVILLLLLLGLEYSASELVSNLKTQYPSGIVDFVLNALPGAAAALILGWGPVAAVALAGVTWISSSGVIAKVLGDLGRLGNRETPVVLGVLVIEDLAMAVYLPLLTAMLAGLSLGGAGLTLLISLGTVGAVLYVALRHGRFISRAVSSDNPEMLLLVVLGLTLFVAGIAQELQVSAAVGAFLVGIALSGEVAEGAHNLLVPLRDLFAAVFFVFFGLSTDPAEIPPVIVPALLLAVATTLTKVATGWYAARRAGIKAAGRWRAGGTLVARGEFSIVIAGLAVGVEPRIGPLATAYVLILVIVGPLTARWTEPLARRLTRTRTRASAASVPEQAPVPEPAEAAPTHH; encoded by the coding sequence GTGCACGACACCACCGCGCTGCTCATCGAACTCGGCGCGATCATCCTCGCCCTGGGGCTCCTCGGCCGGCTCGCCGGGCGTATCGGCTTCTCGCCCATACCCCTGTACCTGCTGGCGGGGCTCGCCTTCGGCCATGGCGGACTGCTGCCGCTCAACGCCAGTGAGGAGTTCGTCGCGACCGGCGCCGAGATCGGTGTCATCCTGCTGCTTCTGCTCCTCGGCCTCGAATACAGCGCCTCCGAACTGGTCAGCAATCTGAAGACCCAGTACCCCTCCGGCATCGTCGACTTCGTCCTCAACGCGCTGCCCGGCGCCGCGGCCGCGCTGATCCTCGGCTGGGGGCCGGTCGCCGCCGTCGCGCTGGCGGGTGTCACCTGGATCTCCTCGTCCGGCGTCATCGCCAAGGTGCTCGGTGACCTCGGCCGGCTCGGCAACCGTGAAACACCTGTAGTCCTCGGTGTCCTGGTCATCGAAGACCTCGCCATGGCCGTGTACCTCCCGCTGCTCACCGCGATGCTCGCCGGGCTGAGCCTGGGCGGCGCGGGCCTCACGCTGCTGATCTCACTCGGAACGGTCGGCGCCGTGCTCTATGTGGCCCTGCGGCACGGCCGGTTCATCAGCCGTGCCGTCTCCTCCGACAACCCGGAGATGCTGCTGCTGGTCGTCCTCGGGCTGACCCTCTTCGTGGCCGGTATCGCCCAGGAACTCCAGGTCTCCGCCGCCGTCGGCGCGTTCCTCGTCGGAATCGCCCTCTCCGGAGAGGTCGCCGAAGGTGCGCACAACCTTCTCGTCCCGCTGCGCGATCTGTTCGCCGCCGTCTTCTTCGTCTTCTTCGGCCTGTCCACCGACCCGGCCGAGATTCCTCCCGTCATCGTTCCCGCTCTGCTGCTCGCCGTCGCCACCACCCTGACGAAGGTCGCCACCGGCTGGTACGCGGCCCGCCGGGCAGGGATCAAGGCTGCGGGCCGATGGCGGGCCGGCGGAACCCTGGTCGCACGCGGCGAGTTCTCGATCGTCATCGCCGGTCTCGCCGTCGGTGTCGAGCCCCGGATCGGCCCGCTGGCCACCGCCTACGTACTGATCCTGGTGATTGTCGGACCGCTCACCGCCCGCTGGACCGAGCCTTTGGCGCGCCGGCTCACCCGCACCCGGACCCGCGCATCCGCCGCCTCCGTACCGGAGCAGGCCCCGGTACCCGAGCCGGCCGAAGCCGCCCCGACGCACCACTGA
- a CDS encoding extracellular catalytic domain type 2 short-chain-length polyhydroxyalkanoate depolymerase: protein MRSSPTSRFRRLTTLVLLLGATQVLPPSTPAAAAAPAPVAGELRTYAVDKVYSAGISSGGYMATQLHVAYSGTFSGSAVFASGPYYCAQNDLNKALNACMEVSQDLQLNMLEQTTRNWSAQGRIDDVAGLAGDPVYAFSGAGDSTVERPVVTALKDHYGRLGADVLHNQSTSAGHAWISPLGPNACTATATPFINNCGVDAERDFLGHLLGSVSAPASTPGGTLIQFDQNRYAPGGVAKPISMDDKGFVYVPTNCANGATCKVVVTLHGCKQGYSYQGFGTTFIEKAYLNEYADTNNLIVLYPQAIATATLDNPNGCWNWWGYLGDPDYARHGGKQIETVMGMVRALGGGPSTQPPSSRTLPSVDAEDGYVKAAGDGSGPSVGTLEGTYGLALGQGTDSRSNRSVLSFDTSAVPAGKAITRAYVTLTRSSGSGDPWSSPAGNRLLLDVQSGCLGGCTVETTDWAATATAHGAAEIGAFTSGSKASTDLSPAGLSAINRSGRTQIRLRFEQNQTSPSYLFVNKDTQATLTVEYQ, encoded by the coding sequence GGACAAGGTCTACAGCGCGGGGATCTCGTCCGGTGGCTACATGGCGACCCAGCTCCACGTGGCCTACTCAGGCACGTTCAGCGGGTCCGCCGTCTTCGCCTCGGGGCCGTACTACTGCGCGCAGAACGACCTGAACAAGGCCCTGAACGCCTGTATGGAGGTCAGCCAGGACCTCCAGCTGAACATGCTGGAGCAGACGACCAGGAACTGGTCGGCACAAGGCAGGATCGACGATGTGGCGGGCCTGGCCGGCGACCCGGTCTACGCGTTCAGCGGCGCCGGCGACTCGACCGTCGAACGCCCCGTGGTCACCGCGCTGAAGGACCACTACGGCCGTCTCGGTGCCGATGTCCTCCACAACCAGAGCACATCCGCCGGCCATGCCTGGATCAGCCCGCTCGGGCCGAACGCCTGCACGGCCACCGCCACCCCCTTCATCAACAACTGCGGCGTCGACGCCGAGCGGGACTTCCTCGGGCATCTGCTGGGCTCGGTCAGCGCGCCGGCCAGTACGCCTGGGGGCACTCTGATCCAGTTCGACCAGAACAGGTACGCACCCGGCGGCGTTGCCAAGCCGATCTCCATGGACGACAAGGGCTTCGTCTATGTGCCCACGAACTGCGCGAACGGTGCCACCTGCAAGGTGGTCGTGACGCTGCACGGCTGCAAGCAGGGTTACTCGTACCAGGGCTTCGGCACCACGTTCATCGAGAAGGCCTACCTCAACGAGTACGCCGACACCAACAACCTGATCGTGCTCTATCCGCAGGCCATCGCGACCGCGACCCTGGACAACCCCAACGGCTGCTGGAACTGGTGGGGCTATCTCGGCGATCCCGACTACGCCCGGCACGGCGGCAAGCAGATCGAGACCGTCATGGGCATGGTCCGCGCGCTCGGCGGCGGTCCGAGCACGCAGCCTCCCAGCAGCCGGACGTTGCCGAGCGTCGACGCGGAGGACGGCTATGTGAAGGCGGCGGGCGACGGATCGGGTCCCTCGGTCGGCACCCTTGAGGGCACCTACGGCCTGGCCCTGGGGCAGGGCACCGACAGCAGGTCCAACCGGTCGGTCCTGTCGTTCGACACCTCAGCCGTCCCCGCAGGCAAGGCGATCACCCGTGCCTACGTGACCCTGACCAGGAGCAGCGGCTCCGGCGACCCGTGGTCGAGCCCGGCCGGCAACCGGCTCCTCCTCGACGTCCAGAGCGGCTGTCTCGGCGGCTGCACGGTCGAGACGACCGACTGGGCCGCGACGGCGACCGCGCACGGAGCGGCCGAGATCGGGGCGTTCACCTCGGGCAGCAAGGCCTCCACCGACCTGTCCCCGGCGGGGCTCTCGGCGATCAACCGCTCGGGCAGGACGCAGATCCGCCTGCGGTTCGAACAGAACCAGACCTCGCCCTCCTACCTGTTCGTCAACAAGGACACGCAGGCAACTCTGACCGTCGAGTACCAGTAG
- a CDS encoding subtilase-type protease inhibitor, which translates to MRYIARGLALAAATTLALVAAPAVGTAGAAQSGAQDTRSLFPPSALVLTVTAGDDAENGTVLRAVTLGCTPTASGTHPAAAAACAELRANEAKFDAITSRGTTGACTKQYDPVTVTADGVWQGKRVSYTHTFGNPCTKKHGSGTVFGF; encoded by the coding sequence ATGCGGTACATAGCCAGAGGTCTCGCGCTTGCTGCGGCCACCACGCTGGCGCTCGTCGCAGCGCCGGCAGTGGGCACGGCAGGCGCGGCACAGTCCGGCGCACAGGACACGCGGAGCCTGTTTCCGCCGTCCGCCCTCGTGCTGACCGTCACGGCGGGCGACGACGCGGAGAACGGGACCGTGCTGCGCGCGGTGACCCTCGGCTGTACGCCCACGGCGTCCGGCACCCACCCCGCCGCAGCCGCCGCCTGTGCCGAACTGCGCGCCAACGAGGCGAAGTTCGACGCCATCACCTCACGCGGCACGACGGGTGCCTGCACCAAGCAGTACGACCCGGTGACCGTCACCGCGGACGGCGTCTGGCAGGGCAAGCGCGTCAGCTATACGCACACCTTCGGCAACCCCTGCACCAAGAAGCACGGCAGCGGCACGGTCTTCGGCTTCTGA